A genomic segment from Gaiellales bacterium encodes:
- the hemW gene encoding radical SAM family heme chaperone HemW, whose translation MSVRHLYVHVPFCAHRCGYCDFVTVTGHEDVHAAYVDALLAELALHGPVAPETVYVGGGTPSLLADDLLGRLLAGLPGAAEVTVECNPETITPAKARVLRAGGVNRISLGAQSLRPHLLETLERRARPETVATAIETLRAEGHENVNLDLMFGVPGQSRSDLRADIEGVLAHAPEHVSWYELEAKPGTRFAVHHGAELARQAEALEDHYETVVAALRGAGYRWYETANFCRPGRESRHNLGYWLGHEYLGIGVGAVSTLGLERRRNRPRLHPYLEACAAGRPAPAEVEELTASARGLERLMLGLRLDEPLHLNGLAALVDDAACDRLAAAGLVLREGETMTLTDRGRFLANDVVASVLR comes from the coding sequence GTGAGCGTGCGCCACCTCTACGTGCACGTGCCGTTCTGCGCGCACCGCTGCGGCTACTGCGACTTCGTCACCGTGACCGGCCACGAGGACGTGCACGCGGCCTACGTCGACGCGCTCCTCGCCGAGCTCGCCCTGCACGGGCCGGTCGCGCCGGAGACCGTGTACGTCGGCGGGGGGACCCCGTCGTTGCTGGCGGACGATCTGCTGGGACGGCTGCTGGCCGGCCTGCCCGGCGCGGCCGAGGTGACCGTCGAGTGCAACCCCGAGACGATCACGCCCGCCAAGGCGCGCGTCCTGCGCGCGGGCGGCGTCAATCGCATCTCGCTCGGCGCGCAGAGCCTCCGCCCGCACCTGCTCGAGACGCTCGAGCGGCGGGCCCGGCCGGAGACGGTCGCAACGGCCATCGAGACCCTGCGCGCCGAGGGCCATGAAAACGTCAACCTCGACCTGATGTTCGGGGTTCCGGGACAGTCCCGTTCAGACCTTCGAGCCGATATCGAGGGTGTGCTCGCGCATGCCCCGGAACACGTCAGCTGGTACGAGCTCGAGGCCAAGCCGGGCACGCGCTTCGCGGTGCACCACGGAGCGGAGCTGGCCCGCCAGGCCGAGGCGCTCGAGGATCACTACGAGACGGTCGTCGCGGCGCTCCGCGGTGCCGGGTACCGCTGGTACGAGACGGCGAACTTCTGCCGGCCGGGGCGCGAGAGCCGCCACAACCTGGGCTACTGGCTCGGCCACGAATACCTGGGCATCGGCGTCGGCGCGGTGTCGACGCTCGGGCTCGAGAGGCGGCGCAATCGGCCCCGGCTGCACCCGTATCTCGAGGCGTGCGCGGCGGGCCGGCCGGCGCCCGCCGAGGTCGAGGAGCTGACCGCGTCCGCGCGCGGGCTCGAGCGGCTCATGCTGGGACTGCGGCTCGACGAGCCGCTGCACCTGAACGGCCTCGCCGCGCTGGTCGACGACGCGGCCTGCGACCGCCTGGCCGCCGCCGGCCTCGTGCTCCGCGAGGGCGAGACGATGACGCTCACCGACCGCGGCCGCTTCCTGGCCAACGACGTGGTCGCGAGCGTGCTGCGATGA